A region of the Jatrophihabitans sp. genome:
CGAACCTGATCTGGCTGGTGCTGCTGTTCGCCGGCGGCATCGCCATTCCGCTGTCGCGCTATCCCGAGGCGGTCGCTGACGTGTTGCGCTACCTGCCGTCGGCCGCGCTGTCCGACGGCCTGCACCAGGTGCTCGAGCAGAGCGCCGGCCTGCCGGTGCGACCGGCCCTGATCCTGCTGCTCTGGGCGGCGCTGGCCCTGCCGGCCGCGGCGCGGTGGTTCCGATGGGAGTGAGCGAAGCCGGCTGGTTGCGCGCGCCGGCCACCCTGCGCCGGCTGGCGCTGGCCACGCTGGTCGCCAACGTGCTGATCGTGGTGACCGGCGGGGCGGTCCGGCTGACCGGCTCGGGACTGGGCTGCCCGACGTGGCCCTCCTGCACCGAGGACTCGCTGACCCCCACCCCGGAGTACGCGGCGCACGGCGTGATCGAGTTCGCCAACCGGCAACTGACCTTCGTGCTCAGCGCGGTGGTGCTGGCGACGCTGATCGTCGCCGTGCTGGCCCGCCGCCAGGTCAAGCTGGCAGCGCTGGTGGCGGCGAGCATCCCCGCTCAGGCGGTGCTCGGCGGCATCACGGTGTTGACAGGTCTGAACCCCTGGACGGTGGCCGCGCACTTCCTGCTGTCGATGCTGATCATCGCGATCGCCTTCGCGCTGTGGTGGCGGCTGCGAGACGACGCTGAACCGACGGCTCAACCGACCGGGCCCGCAGCGGCTGACTCGGCCGGGCCGGCGGCGGCCGGGCTGCGCACAGCGGGGCAGCGCAGCCTGCGCGCGGCGGCGACAGTGATCGTGACGCTCACCGCGGCGGTGCTGGCCATCGGCACGGTGGTGACCGGAAGCGGTCCGCACGCCGGCGACAAGGGGGCGACCAACCGCATCGACCTCGACCCCGCCTCGGTGTCCCAGCTGCACGCCGACGTGGTGCTGCTGCTGATCGGACTCACCCTCGGCTTCGCGGTGCTGGCCCAGGCCGCCGGCGCCTCGCAACGGTTACGCCGCGCCGCCTGGCTGCTGCTCGCGGTGGAACTCGCTCAGGGCCTGATCGGGTTCGTGCAGTACTTCACGCACGTTCCCGCGCTGCTGGTGGGCGTTCACATGCTCGGCGCCTGCCTGGTCTGGCTGGCTGCCCTGGCAGTCCTGGCGCACGCCCTGGCCGCGCCTGCCCGCACCCACCCGGCGCCGGCCAAGCCATTGGCGGGCCAGCGGCGCTAAGACGGCCAGCGGCGCTGAGACGGCCAGCGGCGCCAGCCAAGCCAAGCCATTGGACGGCCAGCGGCGCTGAAGCGGCGGCTAGCCCTGCTTCTTCGGCTTGACGCTGCTGGTGCCCGGGGCCGGCGTGCCAGCAGCGCCCGCCGGAGCCGTGGCGGCGCCGGTCCCGGTCGCGGTGACACTCGGGCTGACCGAGGTGCTCGGCGGGGCGCTGCTGCTGGGCGGCGGCGCGCTGCTGGTAGGCGGGGCGCTGCTGGTAGGCGCAGGCGCGCTGCTGGTGGGCGCCGCGCTGCTGGTGGGTGGGGCGCTGCTGGTGGGAGCCGCGCTGCTGCTGGACGGCGGCGCGCTGCTGGTGGGACCGGAGCTGACCCGGGCCGTCGTGCCGAGGCCCGTGCTGGGCACCGCGCCGACCGGCGCCAGCGAGGTCGGCGTTTGTGACGG
Encoded here:
- a CDS encoding COX15/CtaA family protein, whose protein sequence is MGVSEAGWLRAPATLRRLALATLVANVLIVVTGGAVRLTGSGLGCPTWPSCTEDSLTPTPEYAAHGVIEFANRQLTFVLSAVVLATLIVAVLARRQVKLAALVAASIPAQAVLGGITVLTGLNPWTVAAHFLLSMLIIAIAFALWWRLRDDAEPTAQPTGPAAADSAGPAAAGLRTAGQRSLRAAATVIVTLTAAVLAIGTVVTGSGPHAGDKGATNRIDLDPASVSQLHADVVLLLIGLTLGFAVLAQAAGASQRLRRAAWLLLAVELAQGLIGFVQYFTHVPALLVGVHMLGACLVWLAALAVLAHALAAPARTHPAPAKPLAGQRR